The DNA window GCGGCCCCAGCCTGCATACCGTTAACGTGGAGGGGGTCACGCTGATCGACCAGTTCAAGGCCACTCGCGCCAACCCCTTCAAGGAGGCGACCACGGTTAACGCAGTTCCCGTTACGGACGGTCTACTGACCATCGACGCCATCGGCGGGACGAACACCAAGATCAACTACGTCATGATCACCCGCGTGGAGTAAGCGCCGGGAGAAAGAAAGGAGGAGGGGCGCGAGCAGTCGACCCCTCCTCCTTTCTCTCTCCCGCCCTTCAGCCCCCCCGCGCCTCGACCTCGGCCTGCTTCTCGCCCCAGGCCTCCATCCTCGCCTCTAGCTGCACTTCGAGGTCATGCACGGCCCGCCCCAATGTCACGAAGTCGGCGTCGGGCGGGGCACTGGACAATGCGGCCTGGGCGTGGAGGAGATCGTTCTCCAGTCGGGAGATGTCCGCCTCAATGGCCTCCACCTCGCGCTTGAGGTGCCACAGGCCCTTGCCCTTCGGGGTGGGTGAGGGGGCAGGCTTCGGCTCGGGCCGGACCTCCGCCGCCTGCGCGGGGCGGTGCTTGGCCTTGTAGTCCTCCCAGCCGGGGTACTCGTAGAATGCCCCGTCCTCAATCAGCCAGATGCGGTCGGCCAGCCCCTCGATGAAGGCGCGGTCGTGGCTCACCATGATGAGCGTGCCCGTGTAGGCGCTCAGGGCGTCCTCCAGGGCCTCGACCATCTCCATGTCGAGGTGGTTGGTCGGCTCGTCGAGCACGAGGAGATTGTGGTCCTCCTGCGCGAGCTTGAGCAGCGCCAGCCGCGCCCGCTCGCCGCCCGAGAGGATGCGGGCGGGCTTGTCGTGCTGATCGTAGGGGAACATGAAGGTGCCCAGCAGGGTGTGCGCCTCCACGTCCTTCTGAACGTACTCGCGGGCCACGTCGTACAGCGTCTCGGAAGGGTCCACGCCGCGCAGGGCCTGGTCGTAGTAGCCGACGCTGACGCGGGCGCCGGTCAGCACCCGGACGCGCGGATCGTCACCCGGCGTCAGGCCCAGCAGGGTCCGCAGCAGGGTGGTCTTCCCCGCCCCGTTGCGCCCTATGATCGCCACCCGGTCGCCGCGCCGGAGTTGTACGTTCACGTCCTGGAAAAGGGTCCGGCCGCCCAGCGCCTTGGAGACATGCCGCGCGTCGAGCACCACGTCGCCGCTCTCGGGGGCGTGGAAGGTGATGCGGGTGCTACGTTCCTCGGGCGGGGGGGCACTCGTGGCGCGCGCCTGCATTCGGTCCACCCGGGCCTGCATCGCCTTGGCGCGGCGGGCGAGCTTGCTCATGCCCAGGCCCCAGACCTTCATGCGGTCGGCACTGGCCTGGAGGGTGGCGATAGCCTTCGCGTCCTGCGCGTACTGCGCCGCCTGCCGCTCCAGTTCGGCGTCCAGAGTCTCGCGGAAGGTCGTGTAGCCGCCGGGATACACCTTCAGCGTGCCGCCGCGCAGGTACGCCGTCTCCTTCGTCACCGCGTCGAGAAAGGCGCGGTCGTGGCTGATGACGAGGACGGCGCCGGGGTAGCGGCCCAGGAACGTCTCCAGCCATTCCACCATCACGATGTCGAGGTGATTGGTCGGCTCGTCCAGCAGCAGCACGTCGGGATTCTCGACGAGGAGGGCGGCCAGGGCGAGGCGGGTGCGCTCGCCGCCCGAGAGGCCAGACACCTGCTCCCCCTCGCGGCCCCGGAAGCCGAAGGCCAGCGTGACCGCCTCCTTGCGGCCCCGGCGCTCGAAGCCGCCCCGGCGGACGTAATGTTCCAGGACTTCCTCGTGGTGCAGCACGCTCTCGGGAGTGCCGCTCGCCATCGCCGCCGCGGCTTCCGTGAGTTCCGCCTCCAGCGCGTCGAGGTCGTGGAAGGCGGCTTCCAGCACGCTGTCCACGGTCGCTTCCGGCGGAAAGGTGGGGTCCTGGGTCAGCGCCCGGACGCGGACACCGGGGCCGCGGCGCACCGTTCCGCCATCAGGCCGCACCTCGCCCGTGAGCAGGCGCAGCAGCGTGCTCTTGCCCGCCCCGTTGCGGCCCACCAGGCCCACCCGGTCACCGGGCTCGACGGCAAAACTCACCCCCGACAGGACGGTGAGGGGTCCATACTCCTTCGTGGCGTCCTGAACGGCGACCAGCACGCCGGGCAGTATACGGTTTTCCACGCCCCGGCCCGCTTTTTCCCGTAAGCTGGGGGGGTGATACGGATTCCGCTCAGCTCCGGACTGTCCGGTCTGTCCTCTCCGGGAGCGGCGCCGCAGGGTCCTCTGTTCGGCAGCCCCACACGTGTCAGCCGCGTTTCCCCCCAGCCCAACACCGCGCCGGAGGCGGCATGAGGGCCACCCCGTGGCCGCCTCCCGCCCGAACCCGCCTCGTCCTCGCCGCGCTGCTGCTGGGGACCGCCTCCGCGCAGAGTGCCCCGCTGGTGGCCCAGCAAGTCCTGGGCCGCGCGGAGGTGCTGGAGGACATCGCCTGGCGGGCCATCAGCGGGCCGACTCCGGTGCGCCAGGGCCTGCGGACGGGAGCCGGGCGGGTCTGGCTGGCGAGCAGTGGGGGCGGGCGTTCGGGCACGGTCCTCGTCGGCCCGGAGTCGCGCCTGCGGGCGTACCGGGACGAGGCGGACCTGCAGGGTGGGCAGTTCCTGCTGCGGGGGCCGGTCGGCGCGCATGTGCTGGGCAATCACCTCGTGCTGGAGGGGGGCGCCCAGGCGCGAGTGGACCTGGGGACGAACGGGACCCCGCGCCGGGTCGCCCTGCTGGCGGGGAACGGCCGTCTTGCGGTGGCGGGGCGGGTGGTGTCGCTGAACGCCGGGCGGCAGGTCGCGCTGGGGTCGGGGGTGGTGAGCGCCTTCGCCGAGACGGATCCCTGGTACGCCGCCCAGTTCACGGGGGTGGGCCGGGTGACCGTGCAGGCCACGCGCGGCCCGGTCTACGTGGGCGGGGACGCGGGGCGGCAGATCGCGCGGATCGGCACCGCCCTGGGGACCGGAAACCGGCTGATCACCGGCGACAACGCCTGGGCCGAGGTGGGCTACGCGGGGGGCGGCTACCTGCGCCTTCAGGAGGGGGGCGAACTCGACGTGCTGGGCACCGAGCGCACCGTCCTGGGTCACGAGGTCACGCTGGGGCTCACGCGCGGCAGCGTCCTGAACGTGGTCCAGGGCGGGGGGCCCGGAACGCCGCTCGCCAATTCCGCCGTACGCGGCAGCCTGTTCCGGGTGGGGGCGGCGAGGCTGGCGCAGACCTTCGGGGACCCCGGCGTGATCGCCAGTGCGGGACCCGCCCGCACCACCACCCCTTCCCGCCCGCCCGTGCCCGCCACCCCGGCCGGGTCCTCCCTGACCCTCCAGCTCGACCCGGTTCCCGGGGCGTTGCGGGACCTGACGCTGGGGGTGAGCAGCCTGCCGGGCGCCCGCGTGGTCGCCCAGGTGGGTACGCGCTCCTTCCCGCTGACCCCGGTGGGCGGCAAGCCCGGGCGCTTCCGGCTGGACCGGGCGGCGCTGGCGGAAGGTCCGCACACCGTTCAGGTCCGGGCCGAGTGGCGCGGGCAATTGCGGACGCGCCTCCTGAAGGTCACCATCGACCGCACGCCCCCGACCCTGGGCAACCTGCGGGCCGAGCGCGCGGGCCGGGTGCTCCTGCTGAGCGGCAGCGTGCGTGAGGCCGGGGCCGGGCGGGTGGACCTGACCGCGAACCTGGGCGGGGAGAGTTTCCGGCAGTCCGTCACGCTCGCGGGGGGCACGGGCACTTTCCGGCTGACCCTCCCGGCCCCGGCGCCCGGCACGCCCGTCCGCGTAACGGTGCGCGACGAGGCGGGAAACGAGGCCCATGCGGTCCCCTCCTGAACGCCCGCTGACGCGGCTGATGGTGCCCGCCGCGGCCCTGCTCGCCCTGGGGCTGGCGCTCGCGCTTCCCGACAACGACCGGCTGTGGGACGCGCTCAACCGCGCGCTGCCCGCCCCCCCCGACCCGCGCGTGGTCGTCGTGGGCGTGGACGACGCCTCGCTGCAAGACTACGGCCCGTTGCCGGGCTGGCCGCGCGGCCTGTACGGGCAGGCCCTGCGGACCCTGGACGAGGCGGGGGTGCAGACGGTGGGCCTCGACCTGCCCCTCACCGACCTGGGCAGGGAGGATGGGGCGCTCACCACGGTCTTCGCCCGCCCGAACGTGGTGGTGGCGGTGGAGCCGGGCGAGACGCTCGCCGTGCCGCGCGCCCGGACGGGGGTGGACACCCTGAATACCGACCCGGACAGCACGGTGCGCCGCTTCCAGACAGCCTACCCGGACCCCGGGGGCACCGTCCAGCCGTCTTTCGCGCGCCAGCTCGCGGTCAGCGCGGGCCAGCCCGTGCCGCTGGAGACCGAGCCCCAACTCCTGCGCTACCGCCGCAGCGATCCCGCCCACCTGGCTGTCATCCCCTTCCGGGACGTGGTGAACGGCAACGTGCGCTTCGGGGACCTCCAGGGCCGGGTGGTCCTGATCGGCCTGACGGCGGAGGGGCAGCCCGGCGCCACCCGGCGGGACGTGGCGGGAGAGGTCACCCCCGCTGTGCTCCTCCACGCGGGGGCCGTGTCCACGCTGCTGGGCGCGCCGCTGCTGAAGTTGCCGCTGTGGCTCACCGCGCTGCTGTCGGTGGCCGCCGCCGTGCTGGCCGTCCTCGTGCGGGGCCTGTGGGGCTTTGTGATCGCGCTGGGGGCACTCGGTCTGGCGGTGCCGCTGTGGCTGGTGAACGTGCTGTTCTCGGGCATGACAGTCTCGCTCGCCGCGATCCTGGGCACCGCCCTGGTCGCCCTGGAACGTTGGTGGACCCTGCGTAACCTGGGCACCCGCGATCCTCTCACTGGCTTCGGTAACCGCCTCGCCTTTACCCGCGCCATTGAGGACCGCTGGCCGGGCCGCGCCGGGCGCCCCATCGGCCTGTTGCTGGTGGACCTCAGCGGCTTCCGGCGGGTGAACGAGACCTACGGCCGCGCCGCCGGGGACGAGGTGCTGCGCCAGCTCGCGGGCCGCCTCCAGACCTCCAAGCGCCGGGGCGACATGGTCTTCCGCTGGGGTCCCGACGAATTCGCGGTTCTGCTCGACAACGCCCGGCCCGCCGACCTCACCAGGCTGAGCGAGGGGGTGCAGCAGTCCGTGGACGGCCTGAGCTACCGCGACGTGACCGTACGCGCCAGCGTGGGCGCCGCCGCCACCGGCCCGGAAACCCGCACCCCAACCGATCTGGTGGAGGCGGCCAGCCGCAGCCGTTACAGGATGAAGTACCAGCAGGAACAGCGGGAGTAGGGCGTTCAGCAGTCAGACAGAAAGGAAACAGCCGCCAGCACCCCGCTGACGGCTGCTTGCCGACTGCTGTCTATCTCCCCGCCAGCGTCTCCCAAATCGCCGGGTTCGCCGCCCAGCCGTACCACAGGTTGGGAAGAATGCCCAGGACCGTGACGCCAACCACGCCCAGGGCGACGGTGAAGGTGGTCGCCGCGCGCTCCCCGTGGGGGTACTCGCGGGCGGGAGTGCGGTCGGGCATGAACATCAGCATGGCCGGGCGCAGGTAGTACACGAGCGCGGCGACGCTGGCGAGGGCCGCGAGGACGGAAATCCACACGTACCCGTTCTGGAAGGCCGCCTGGAACGCCAGGTACTTGCCGAAGAAGCCCGCAAAGGGCGGCAACCCAGCCAGAGAGGCGAGGCAGACCCCCAGCGCTACCGCGTAGGCCGGGTGGCGGTAGTACAACCCGCGCAGGTCAGTGATGCTCATGCCCGCCTCGGTGCGTTGCAGCGCCGCGACGATGGCAAGGGAGGCGGCGGTCATCAGGGTGTACACGAGGAGGTAGTACGCCAGCGCCGCCCCGCCCAGACCGGGCACGCCCAGCAGCGTCATCGCCAGGAAGCCTGTGTGCGCGACCGCCGAGTACGCCATCATCCGCTTGAAGTTGGGCTGGAACAGCGCGGCCGCGTTCCCAATGATGAGCGTTGCCGCCGTCAGGATCTGGAGGACCGAGGCCCAGCCCGGCGCATTCTGGAGCGCCCCACCGAACACCCGCAGCATCCCGGCGAAGGCGGCGACCTTGACCACCGTGCTCAGGAAGAGGCTCACGCTCGTCGGCGCGCCGGTGTACACGTCGGGCGTCCACTGGTGGAAGGGGGCCAGCGCCACCTTGAACGCGAAGCCCGCCAGCAACAGCAGCGCCCCACCGACCAAGATGGCGACGTTCTGCGGGGTCAGGCCCGCCGTCCGCTCCGCAATGTCCGCGTAGTTCAGGCTGCCCGTCGCGCCGTACACCAGGGCGATCCCGTAGATCAGGATGGCGCTCCCCACCGCGCCCAGCAGGAAGTATTTGAGGCCCGACTCCTCCGCCCGGCGCGAGTCTTGCAGGGTGGCGAGGACATAACTGCTCAGGCTCATGATCTCCAGACCGATCAGCATGGTGATCAGGTCCCCCGAAAAGGCGATCAAGAGGGTGCCCGTTACCGAGTACATCAGCATCGCGTCGAACTCGGGGAAGCTCACGCGGGCGCGGAAGGCGGTGTCCAGACTCACGAGCAGCGTCATCGCGCTGCCGACCAGGATGCTGATCCCCAGCAGGAGGGCGGCGTTGTCGGCCCGCAGGCTTCCCCCGAAGGCGGTCGCGCCGCTGTTCCAGAGGGCGCCCATGCTGACCGCGCTCACCCCCAGCAGCACGAGGTTGATGATCGTCAGCGCGCGGCGGGGCAGCGAAAAGCCCAGCACGGTACTCGCCACCGCCCCCGCCAGCACGATCAGGATGGGCAGCATCGGCGCGAGATAGACGTCAGGCACTTGCAGCATTTACTGGCCCCCCAGGGTGGCGAGAACGCCGCGCACGGCGGGCTGAATGAGGCGAAGGGCCGGTGAGGAGTAGATTCCGAAGAACAGGGCGACGGCAAGGGGCAGGCCCAGGACCAACCATTCCGTATGTCGCAGGTCGGCCACACGAACGCCACCGAGCGGTCGGCCCTGCCAGAAAGTCGTCTGGTAGGCGGTCAGCGCGTAAGCGGCGGCAGCGATGGTCGAGAGGCCCGCGACGAAGGTGATCCAGGGCTGCACCTGATACGCGCCCAGCAACACGCTGAATTCCCCCACGAAGCCCGCCAGGCCCGGCACCGCGATGGAGGCGAACCACAGCGCCATCGTCATGCCGCTCAGCGCCCCCGCCTGGGTCATCACGCCGCCGACGCGGGTGTGGATGCTGCCCACCCGCTCCTGGAGCATCCCGACCGAGAGGAAGAGCGCCCCGGTGTACACGTTCTGGAAGGCGAGCAGGTACATCGCCCCGATGGTGGCCGTCTCGTTCAGGCTGAAGACTCCGAGCGCCACGAACCCCATGTGCGACAGTCCCGCGTAGGCGAGCAGCCGCTTCCAGTCCGTCTGCCGGAAGGCAATCCAGGCGGCGTACAGCGCGGTAAAGGCGGCCAGCCCCATCAGGATTGGCCGGAGCTGTTCCGAGGCGTCGGGGAACAGCGGCAGCCCGAAGGTGAAGATGCCGTAGCCGCCCACCTTGTACAGCGTGCCCATCACGTCCGGCACGCCGCTGTCATGGTTCTGCTCGTGGAAGTCGGGCAACCAGGCGTGCAGCGGCCACATCGGGAGCTTGACGGCCATCGCGGCGAGGAAGCCCAGGTACAACCAAGTCTGCGTCGCCCCCGTGACCGGGTGGTTGACGAGGTCGGCGAGCGCAAAGGTGGGGCTCCCCCCGTAGTACTTCACGCCGATGATCGAGAGCAGCATCAGCAGGCTGCCGAAGAGGGTGTACGCCGCGAACTGCACGAGCGCCCGCATGCGGCCCGACTTGCCGTAGATCGCCAGCATGAGCAGGGCGGGCAGCAGCGCGTCCTCGAAAAAGACGTAGAACAGCACGAGGTCCCGCGCGGCGAAGATACCCAGAAGGCCCGTCTCCATTGCCAGCACGAGCGAGAGCATGGTGCCGGGGTTCTCGATCCGCCGCGCCGCGTACAGCACCGCGACGAGGGACATGAAGGCCGTGATCAGCGCCAGCGCGAGGCTTACCCCGTCCAGCGCGACCGAGTACGTCACCCCGAGCGCGGGCACCCAGTTCACGCTGAAGAGTTCCGCGCCGCCCCCCCGCCAGATCAGCAGGCCCAGCCCCAGGGTGAGGGCGGCGAAGAACCCCGCCACCTCCTCCCGCCAGCGCCGGGGCGTGGCGAGCAGCGCGAGCGACCCCAGCAGGGGCAGGAAAATCATCAGGTGGATCACGCCGCGCCCCCAATCGTCTTGATCGCCCAGTACCCCAGGATCAGCGCCGTGCCCAGGAGCATGGACACTGCGTAGGCCCGCACGAAGCCATTCTGCCAGCGGGTAAAGAGGCCACCGGGCGCGGCGCTGTTGCGCGCAATGCCTCCCAGCGTGCCCTCCACGCCCCGGTCCACCACGTCCAGCCCATCGGCAATCGCGCGGCTGGGAATGCTGAACAGGCTGTCGTAGATGCGGTCAAGGTACAGGGCCTGGGTGCTGGCCCGGCCCAACGGCCCGTTCGCCAGGCTCCGGGCACGGTGTTCCGCGAGAGCCCACAGCAGCCCGACCACGCCAGCAGCAACCGCGAGGATTGTCAGCACCCACTCGGTCGTCACGGGAAGCTCATGGACCTCGACGGGAACCGCCCGGCTCAGGTAATTGTCGAAGGCATGCCCGCCCCCCAGGAAGGTGGGAATGTTCAGGAACCCGCCGAATGTGGCGAGGGCCGCCAGAATGCCCAGCGGCACCTGCATTACCCCGTCGGCCTCATGGGGGTGCGCGACACGGCCGCAGTACTCGCCCCGCCACACCAGGAAGTACCAGCGGCCCATGTAGAAGGCGGTCAGCAGCGCCACGCCCAGCCCGATCACGTACAGGCCCGGGCTGGCCTCAAAGGCGGCGACCAGGATCGCATCCTTGGAGAAAAAGCCGCTCCAGATCGGAATTCCGGCGATGGCAAGGACGCCTATCAGCGAGACGATGTGCGTGAAGGGCATGAACTTCCGCATCCCGCCCATCGCGCGCACGTCCTGTTCCTCGTGCAGGGCGTGGATGACCGCTCCAGCCGCCAGGAAGAGCAGCGCCTTGAAGAACGCGTGCGTCAGCAGGTGAAAGACACCCGCCGAGTAGGCGTGCAGACCCACGCCCATGAACATGTACCCGAGTTGCGAGACCGTCGAGTAGGCGAGGATCTTCTTGATGTCGTGTTGGTTGAGCGCCGACAGTGCGCCGTACAGCGCCGTCAGCCCACCGACCCAGGCCACCCAGGTCGAGGCGACGGGTGCGAGGTCGTACA is part of the Deinococcus apachensis DSM 19763 genome and encodes:
- a CDS encoding NADH-quinone oxidoreductase subunit N — translated: MLQVPDVYLAPMLPILIVLAGAVASTVLGFSLPRRALTIINLVLLGVSAVSMGALWNSGATAFGGSLRADNAALLLGISILVGSAMTLLVSLDTAFRARVSFPEFDAMLMYSVTGTLLIAFSGDLITMLIGLEIMSLSSYVLATLQDSRRAEESGLKYFLLGAVGSAILIYGIALVYGATGSLNYADIAERTAGLTPQNVAILVGGALLLLAGFAFKVALAPFHQWTPDVYTGAPTSVSLFLSTVVKVAAFAGMLRVFGGALQNAPGWASVLQILTAATLIIGNAAALFQPNFKRMMAYSAVAHTGFLAMTLLGVPGLGGAALAYYLLVYTLMTAASLAIVAALQRTEAGMSITDLRGLYYRHPAYAVALGVCLASLAGLPPFAGFFGKYLAFQAAFQNGYVWISVLAALASVAALVYYLRPAMLMFMPDRTPAREYPHGERAATTFTVALGVVGVTVLGILPNLWYGWAANPAIWETLAGR
- the nuoL gene encoding NADH-quinone oxidoreductase subunit L produces the protein MPLYLLPLFPLLGFALLICLPRLFPGRSAGWLGSATVLASFVVAVLRYFGQTDTAAHEVLWAWLPNMALNANLAVGFWYDQLSALMALIITGVGFLIHVYSVSYMGHDPKFVRFFAFMNFFVAMMLILVLADSYPLMFVGWEGVGMASYLLIGFWFNGRNSEASDQEIREASDREGVANSNAARKAFIMNRIGDLGFMFGMFLIYKLYGTLVIPELLERVEGAQVAVAGIELACLFLLVGAVGKSGQLPLTTWLPDAMAGPTPVSALIHAATMVTAGVYLVARSHFLYDLAPVASTWVAWVGGLTALYGALSALNQHDIKKILAYSTVSQLGYMFMGVGLHAYSAGVFHLLTHAFFKALLFLAAGAVIHALHEEQDVRAMGGMRKFMPFTHIVSLIGVLAIAGIPIWSGFFSKDAILVAAFEASPGLYVIGLGVALLTAFYMGRWYFLVWRGEYCGRVAHPHEADGVMQVPLGILAALATFGGFLNIPTFLGGGHAFDNYLSRAVPVEVHELPVTTEWVLTILAVAAGVVGLLWALAEHRARSLANGPLGRASTQALYLDRIYDSLFSIPSRAIADGLDVVDRGVEGTLGGIARNSAAPGGLFTRWQNGFVRAYAVSMLLGTALILGYWAIKTIGGAA
- the abc-f gene encoding ribosomal protection-like ABC-F family protein — its product is MLVAVQDATKEYGPLTVLSGVSFAVEPGDRVGLVGRNGAGKSTLLRLLTGEVRPDGGTVRRGPGVRVRALTQDPTFPPEATVDSVLEAAFHDLDALEAELTEAAAAMASGTPESVLHHEEVLEHYVRRGGFERRGRKEAVTLAFGFRGREGEQVSGLSGGERTRLALAALLVENPDVLLLDEPTNHLDIVMVEWLETFLGRYPGAVLVISHDRAFLDAVTKETAYLRGGTLKVYPGGYTTFRETLDAELERQAAQYAQDAKAIATLQASADRMKVWGLGMSKLARRAKAMQARVDRMQARATSAPPPEERSTRITFHAPESGDVVLDARHVSKALGGRTLFQDVNVQLRRGDRVAIIGRNGAGKTTLLRTLLGLTPGDDPRVRVLTGARVSVGYYDQALRGVDPSETLYDVAREYVQKDVEAHTLLGTFMFPYDQHDKPARILSGGERARLALLKLAQEDHNLLVLDEPTNHLDMEMVEALEDALSAYTGTLIMVSHDRAFIEGLADRIWLIEDGAFYEYPGWEDYKAKHRPAQAAEVRPEPKPAPSPTPKGKGLWHLKREVEAIEADISRLENDLLHAQAALSSAPPDADFVTLGRAVHDLEVQLEARMEAWGEKQAEVEARGG
- a CDS encoding CHASE2 domain-containing protein yields the protein MRSPPERPLTRLMVPAAALLALGLALALPDNDRLWDALNRALPAPPDPRVVVVGVDDASLQDYGPLPGWPRGLYGQALRTLDEAGVQTVGLDLPLTDLGREDGALTTVFARPNVVVAVEPGETLAVPRARTGVDTLNTDPDSTVRRFQTAYPDPGGTVQPSFARQLAVSAGQPVPLETEPQLLRYRRSDPAHLAVIPFRDVVNGNVRFGDLQGRVVLIGLTAEGQPGATRRDVAGEVTPAVLLHAGAVSTLLGAPLLKLPLWLTALLSVAAAVLAVLVRGLWGFVIALGALGLAVPLWLVNVLFSGMTVSLAAILGTALVALERWWTLRNLGTRDPLTGFGNRLAFTRAIEDRWPGRAGRPIGLLLVDLSGFRRVNETYGRAAGDEVLRQLAGRLQTSKRRGDMVFRWGPDEFAVLLDNARPADLTRLSEGVQQSVDGLSYRDVTVRASVGAAATGPETRTPTDLVEAASRSRYRMKYQQEQRE
- a CDS encoding NADH-quinone oxidoreductase subunit M, with translation MIHLMIFLPLLGSLALLATPRRWREEVAGFFAALTLGLGLLIWRGGGAELFSVNWVPALGVTYSVALDGVSLALALITAFMSLVAVLYAARRIENPGTMLSLVLAMETGLLGIFAARDLVLFYVFFEDALLPALLMLAIYGKSGRMRALVQFAAYTLFGSLLMLLSIIGVKYYGGSPTFALADLVNHPVTGATQTWLYLGFLAAMAVKLPMWPLHAWLPDFHEQNHDSGVPDVMGTLYKVGGYGIFTFGLPLFPDASEQLRPILMGLAAFTALYAAWIAFRQTDWKRLLAYAGLSHMGFVALGVFSLNETATIGAMYLLAFQNVYTGALFLSVGMLQERVGSIHTRVGGVMTQAGALSGMTMALWFASIAVPGLAGFVGEFSVLLGAYQVQPWITFVAGLSTIAAAAYALTAYQTTFWQGRPLGGVRVADLRHTEWLVLGLPLAVALFFGIYSSPALRLIQPAVRGVLATLGGQ